From Scleropages formosus chromosome 1, fSclFor1.1, whole genome shotgun sequence, a single genomic window includes:
- the rev1 gene encoding DNA repair protein REV1 isoform X2, whose translation MSRGGWRKRADEDGGWGGRGGYMAAKVSKLEEQFKLDAPREKQKEGTSSTIFRGVAIYVNGLTDPSADELRRLMMLHGGQFHVYYSRSKTTHIIATNLPHSKVKELRGEKVVRPDWITDSIKAGHLLSYLQYQLYAKQKALSFPAMRVGHECDGPGHSHQQFDHTQHQPGHNPSIRRHANKKLDFRLNGLDQTAGLRLNGIQEEESEDETLHPAPVFSSGALVERTLTNGHSHPPNGALKPLDLTRGQTPMENGPHQPPVLLAGDKCAGESAHLLRSGNHLASLQVATRSSFDQSVTPVPTARPSSRDPEHPGLLARGAGRVWLNGAQRDTAQGAASPPCPPVDRRPADADIISEFYSRSRLHHISTWKSEFSEYVSSLQHRRHKAGGVDFPGRERLRRQRAARIAGSSAPSGPPIRQPCILHVDMDCFFVSVGIRHRPDLNGKPVAVTSNRGQGRVSQRQGANCQLEMQYYQRKLDPKRKEERDGDLEVTPSPESPDGANPQSEQDLAALSMAEVASCSYEARQAGVRNGMFFGQAKQLCPGLQAVPYDFQAYKEVAMAMYQTLASYTHHIEALSCDEALVDATRLLKELGVSPEELAGAIRADVKERTGCSASVGMGSNILLARMATRKAKPDGQYYLKSEEVDDFIRDQAVGSLPGVGRTMSCKLASLGVQTCGDLQQISMSRLQKEFGPRTGQTLFRFCRGLDDRPVRSEKERKSVSAGMNYGIRFTQVAEAESFLTKLSQEVQRRLQAAGLKGRRITLKLMMRKPGAPVEPAKYGGHGICDTFARTVSLDQPTDSAQHIATEVIKLFHAMKLNVMDMRGVGLQVQQLTPSLVGPAGTAGGTGAPRRSIRDMLLAQRPPNLDSRGSTTALPACLARPPDGDPLWRLSDATDPSAPGEAVTSDRDRDIASVRLFPPPSSAEPVPGTSKGGPAPRHNGGLHTPRHLRTHLDLSIEVPSPSQVDRSVLEALPPELREQVEHSWRRREELAVSRGPLQSAPSQPLASPPGTLVLHVPEQQGQGGPAGIVLALPDFSQVDPEVFAALPLELQEELRSAYRHRNGTHPQGTVEAKNPLLQLKQVAAAGRTKRRYKRKNASPAKGVPSPLKSRLHGNSPAKSSPAKSSPAKRLPYALKQEHAGGEMKLENGPSTSSLKPDAQEKPVKLTSRPGPTLAGACEFTDIRTLLKEWVTSIPAAFSAEPMEDDILQVVKYCTELVEDRDLEKLYLVIKYMKRLMQQSVESVWSMAFDFILDNVQVVVQQTYGSTLKIT comes from the exons ATGAGTCGAGgcggctggaggaagagggctGATGAAGATGGCGGCTGGGGTGGCAGG GGCGGGTACATGGCCGCCAAGGTGTCGAAGCTGGAGGAGCAGTTCAAGCTGGATGCCCCAcgggagaagcagaaggaaggCACGTCTTCCACCATCTTCAGAGGTGTGGCCATCTACGTCAACGGCTTGACAG ACCCCAGCGCGGACGAGCTGCGCAGGCTGATGATGTTACATGGTGGACAGTTCCATGTTTACTACTCCCGGTCCAAGACCACGCACATCATTGCTACTAACTTGCCACACAGCAAGGTCAAGGAGCTGAGGGGGGAGAAGGTGGTTCGGCCTGACTGGATCACAGACAG CATCAAGGCAGGGCACCTCCTCTCCTACCTGCAGTATCAGCTTTATGCCAAGCAGAAGGCCCTGAGCTTCCCCGCTATGCGTGTGGGCCATGAATGTGATGGCCCAGGCCACTCCCACCAACAGTTTGATCACACCCAGCACCAACCAGGCCACAACCCCAGCATTAGGCGTCATGCCAACAAGAAGCTGGACTTCAGACT AAATGGGCTTGACCAGACAGCTGGGCTCAGACTGAATGGAatacaggaggaggagagtgaaGACGAGACCCTCCACCCAGCTCCTGTCTTCTCCTCGGGGGCCCTTGTGGAGCGGACTCTCACCAATGGCCACAGTCATCCTCCGAACGGTGCCTTAAAACCCCTGGACTTGACACGGGGACAGACCCCAATGGAGAACGGGCCGCACCAGCCTCCAGTTCTGCTCGCTGGCGACAAATGTGCTGGAGAGTCCGCTCACTTGCTGCGCTCCGGTAACCACCTAGCATCCCTCCAAGTTGCCACTCGTTCATCTTTTGACCAGTCAGTGACCCCCGTCCCCACGGCCCGTCCCTCGAGTCGAGACCCTGAGCATCCCGGCTTGCTTGCGCGAGGTGCAGGCAGAGTCTGGCTCAACGGAGCCCAGCGTGACACAGCCCAGGGTGCTGCCTCACCCCCATGTCCACCCGTGGACCGTAGGCCTGCGGACGCTGACATCATCTCGGAGTTCTACTCCCGCTCCCGTCTTCACCACATCTCTACTTGGAAGAGCGAGTTCTCGGAGTACGTCAGCTCTCTGCAGCACCGGCGCCACAAGGCTGGGGGAGTCGACTTTCCCGGGAGGGAGCGGTTAAGGCGACAGAGGGCGGCTCGGATCGCAG GCTCCTCTGCTCCATCGGGTCCTCCCATCCGACAGCCCTGTATCCTCCATGTGGACATGGACTGCTTCTTCGTCTCTGTGGGCATCCGACACCGACCCGACTTGAACG GGAAGCCTGTTGCAGTGACAAGTAACCGAGGACAGGGCCGAGTGTCCCAGCGTCAAGGAGCCAACTGCCAGCTGGAAATGCAGTACTATCAGCGGAAGCTTGACCCGAAACGAAAAG AAGAGAGAGATGGTGACCTAGAGGTGACCCCCTCACCCGAGAGCCCGGACGGCGCTAACCCCCAGTCAGAGCAGGATCTGGCTGCTCTCTCCATGGCTGAGGTCGCTTCCTGCAGCTACGAGGCCAG GCAGGCGGGGGTCCGGAACGGCATGTTCTTCGGTCAGGCAAAGCAGCTGTGCCCAGGACTGCAGGCTGTGCCCTATGACTTCCAGGCATACAAGGAGGTGGCTATGGCCATGTACCAGACCCTGGCCAG CTACACCCACCACATTGAGGCCCTCAGCTGCGACGAGGCCCTGGTGGACGCCACCCGCCTGCTGAAGGAGCTGGGCGTATCGCCCGAAGAGTTGGCCGGTGCCATCCGGGCGGATGTGAAGGAACGAACCGGCTGCTCGGCGTCAGTGGGCATGG GTTCAAACATTCTGCTGGCCAGAATGGCGACCCGCAAGGCCAAGCCTGACGGGCAGTACTACCTGAAGTCCGAAGAGGTGGATGACTTTATCAGAGATCAGGCTGTGGGCAGCCTCCCAG GCGTGGGACGGACCATGAGCTGCAAGCTGGCCTCCCTCGGGGTGCAGACCTGCGGGGACCTGCAGCAGATCTCCATGTCCCGGCTGCAGAAGGAGTTTGGGCCCCGGACGGGACagacgctgttcaggttctgccGAGGCCTGGACGACCGGCCCGTGAGGAGCGAGAAGGAGAGGAAGTCCGTGTCAGCAGGGATGAACTACGGGATCCGTTTCACGCAG GTGGCAGAAGCGGAGAGCTTCTTGACCAAGCTGTCCCAGGAAGTGCAGCGGCGCCTCCAGGCAGCAGGTCTCAAGGGCCGGAGGATTACCCTGAAACTGATGATGCGTAAACCAGGGGCCCCCGTGGAGCCTGCCAAGTACGGAGGCCATGGCATCTGCGACACCTTTGCCAG GACAGTGAGCCTGGACCAGCCCACGGACTCTGCTCAGCACATTGCCACAGAGGTCATCAAGCTCTTCCATGCTATGAAGCTGAATGTGATGGACATGAGGGGGGTGGGCCTACAGGTCCAGCAGCTGACGCCCTCTCTCGTGGGTCCCGCGGGCACTGCCGGAGGGACCGGCGCTCCTCGCCGTTCCATCCGAGACATGCTGCTGGCCCAGAGGCCCCCGAATCTGGATAGTCGTGGGTCAACCACAG CGCTGCCGGCGTGTTTGGCGAGACCACCGGACGGTGACCCCCTGTGGCGTCTTTCAGACGCTACTGATCCCAGTGCTCCAGGTGAAGCTGTGACGTCAGACAGGGATCGGGATATCGCTTCGGTACGGCTGTTCCCCCCACCCTCCTCCGCAGAGCCGGTACCCGGGACCAGCAAGGGGGGCCCCGCACCCCGACATAATGGGGGTCTCCACACCCCGAGGCACCTCAGGACACACCTGGACCTCAGCATCGAGGTGCCATCACCTTCACAG GTCGACCGCTCTGTGTTGGAGGCCTTGCCACCTGAACTGAGGGAGCAGGTGGAGCATTCCTGGCGTCGGAGGGAGGAGCTGGCCGTGAGCAGAGGGCCACTCCAGAGCGCTCCTTCCCAGCCCCTGGCTTCGCCCCCGGGCACGCTGGTGCTGCATGTGCCTGAGCAGCAGGGTCAGGGTGGCCCCGCAGGCATCGTTCTGGCACTGCCGGACTTCTCCCAG GTGGACCCGGAGGTGTTTGCAGCCCTTCCACTAGAGCTACAGGAGGAGCTACGTTCAGCATACCGACACAGAAACGGCACCCATCCCCAAGGCACTGTGG AGGCCAAGAACCCGTTGCTTCAGCTAAAGCAGGTGGCAGCTGCAGGCCGGACTAAGCGGCGCTACAAACGAAAGAATGCGAGCCCTGCCAAGGGGGTGCCGAGTCCACTCAAAAgccgtctccatggaaacagccCCGCCAAAAGCAGCCCCGCCAAAAGCAGCCCGGCCAAGCGGCTGCCGTACGCACTGAAGCAGGAGCACGCAGGCGGGGAGATGAAG CTTGAGAACGGACCCTCGACATCCTCCCTGAAACCAGACGCACAAGAAAAACCGGTCAAGCTCACGTCCCGCCCTGGCCCCACTCTGGCTGGCGCCTGCGAGTTTACTGACATCCGGACCCTACTGAAGGAGTGGGTCACCAGCATCCCAG CGGCCTTCTCCGCAGAGCCCATGGAGGATGACATCCTGCAGGTGGTGAAGTACTGCACAGAGCTGGTGGAGGACCGAGACCTGGAGAAGCTCTACCTTGTCATCAAGTACATGAAGAG GCTGATGCAGCAGTCTGTGGAGTCCGTGTGGAGCATGGCCTTCGACTTTATCCTGGACAACGTGCAGGTGGTCGTCCAGCAGACCTACGGAAGCACCTTGAAGATCACGTAG